From the Solanum lycopersicum chromosome 10, SLM_r2.1 genome, one window contains:
- the LOC138338697 gene encoding uncharacterized protein encodes MHDVLMVEDSELWDIVLDGPFVPMIEKKDGEKTRLVPKPRQKYDEADKKKIEKCYKPKTLLVCGTGPDEFNCVSAYKSAKEILDCLKTAHERTEQVKESMIDMLTSLYENFKMRKGETIHEMFINLSSITNELRSLGEPISMSMQVRKVHEILPKS; translated from the coding sequence ATGCATGATGTTCTTATGGTCGAAGACAGTGAGCTATGGGACATTGTCTTAGATGGACCATTTGTTCCGATGATTGAAAAGAAAGATGGAGAAAAAACTAGACTTGTTCCTAAGCCTagacaaaaatatgatgaagcTGATAAGAAGAAGATCGAAAAATGTTACAAACCAAAGACACTTCTTGTCTGTGGGACAGGACCAGATGAGTTCAATTGTGTCTCGGCCTATAAGTCTGCAAAGGAGATCTTGGATTGCTTAAAAACAGCTCATGAGAGAACTGAACAAGTAAAAGAGTCAATGATTGATATGCTCACTTCTCtgtatgaaaatttcaaaatgagaaAAGGTGAAACTATTCATGAAATGTTCATTAATTTGTCATCCATCACCAATGAGTTGAGAAGTCTTGGAGAACCTATCAGTATGAGCATGCAAGTAAGGAAAGTGCATGAAATCCTTCCCAAGTCTTGA